TTCGATCGTAAAATTTCCCTCTCTGGCTAACTCCTCCCCCAATAAATACTGGAGTTCGTTGAAAACATAACTGTAAAAGTAGGGGGCAATAGTATTGGATTGCTCTTGACAAACCTTGGGGCTGACTTCCAGAGGACTTCGCCGCCCCCGATTTGCCTCCTCTTGACTAATTCTGCCTTGTTCTAGCATCCGAGCAATCACGGCGTTGCGAAGTACGATCGCTCTTTGGCGACTCTGGTTATCCCCACAGGGATTAAAATTATTGGGAGCCGATAAAATCCCCACCAAAGTAGCAGACTCGGCCAAAGATACATCTCTAGCCGACTTACCAAAGTAGTACTGAGAAGCATCCTCAAAGCCGTAAGTATCGCCCCCCAAGAAGATGCGATTTAAGTAAGTCAGCAGCAGTTTGTCTTTGCTGTAAAAGAATTCTAACTTCAGGGAAACAATAGCTTCGCGCACTTTGCGACCCAGAGAATCCGCACTTCCAACATATTCTCGAAACAAACTGCGGGCGACCTGCTGGGTCACCGTGCTACCGCCTTGACGATCGCCCCCCTTACTAATAATGAATGTTGCTCTAGCAATGCCGATCGGATCGACACCCAAATGCCAGTAAAAGCGTTTATCTTCAGAGGCAACCACAGCTTTGGGCAAATAGGGCGAAAACTCCGATAATTGCTTCATTTCCCCGTGAGAGGTCGTGCGAGGCGGGCGCAAGGGCGTTTGTCCGTCGCGGGCGATCACTATTACTGGCCCCCCCGTTGCCGTCGGCAGGGGACGCACGGAGAATTTCTGCCACTCGATCGCAATTGCCAACACCAGCAGTGCCGTCAATCCACCGATGCCGTAAAGCCCCCAGGTGGTCGCTTTAACATACCAAGGGGGTGGATCGTAGTATTGAATTCGGACAGACTGCGCCAGTTCTGGTGGCCCTAGAGTGAAGATATCACCGTGTCTGAGCAATTTCGATGCAATTCTGCGTCTACCGCGATAGATACCGTTGGTTGAGCCTTCATCTTTAATCTCGAAGGACTTTTGGCGGCGTCCGGTGCGGGTCAAAGATAGGTGAATCTGACTGACTACTGGATTACGGACGATGATATCGCAGGATTTGGAGCTGCGGCCCAAGCTGTAGCGATCGCCTAACAGAGGATATACTTCTGCTTTGTCCGCATCGGTATCCTGTACTCGCAGTTCTGGCACCCTGGTATTCGGTTTGAGTACCAGTTGAGAAAAATGAACTTTCGCTTGAACTGTCTGTACCGCTTGAGTTATTGCACCGAAAATCGTTTGTGGGGGGCGTTTAGGCTGAGGAGGAGTCATAAAGAATTTTAGATTTTAGATTTTAGATTTGGTAGTCGGTAGTGGGATTCCTTTTTTTTTGACTTTTAACTTTTGACTTTTGACTTCCCTAGCCCCTCTGCCCTAATCCCTAGCCCCTCTTTTGGGCGGATCGTGTTTCTGGAAGGCAGCAATAAAGAGGCAGGCAATACCTACATTAATAAACACATCTGCCAGATTAAATACGGGAAAATGAATCAGTCGAAAATCGAGAAAATCTACTACATAGTTTAATAAAAAGCGATCGATCCCGTTGCCCATCGCTCCTCCTAAAATAAAACCATAACCCAGCTGATCCCAGCGGGCAAAATTTGGCCCAAACCAGGCCAATGCCATCAAGCCTATACTCACTCCCAAGGATAGCCAGCGCAACCAACTTCCGTCCTGGCTAAAGAGACTAAACGCCGCACCGGGGTTTCTCACGTAGGTGAAATGAAAAACCCCTGTCCACAAAGACCAGGTTTCATTGAGGCGGAAGTTTTGCACCACCCAAAATTTAGTCAACTGGTCTAAAACTAAACTGATCGAGGCAGCAACCCAGAAAAAGCGGTTTTTAGTCATTAGTCATTGGTCATTAGTCATTGGTCATTAGTCATTGGTCATTAGTCATTAAGTAGGTGGGCATAATTAAACGTAAAACTGCTAGGCCCTTAGAAACCCGGTTTCTTGGAGAAACCGGGTTTCTGGGAGTTCAGTTTATTTACGCCCACCTACTTAGTCATTAGTCATTGGTCATTAAAATTTTTTAGATTTTCTTCCCAATGCCCAATGCCCCAGATTAGTAAAACATCAAATGTCGCAGAATGAAAGCCAAAACGGTAACTGCACAGACGATCGCCATCTGTCCTGGCAGAGCATAGAACGAGTATCTTAAGATAGCTGACCATAGAGGAACAGCACTGGTATTTGTCCAGCTTAACCAATCGCTGAGAACGAGATAGCTAAGACCGATGACATGAACTGTTAGCAGGCCACACAAACAACTAAAGGCCAAAGACTCCAGTTTTAGTGGCGTCCGAAATGCTACAAAGCCACAAAACCATGCACCGGGAACAAAGCCTAACAAATATCCAAAGCTGGGCTCTTTTATATAGCTGAGGCCGCCACCCAGAGTGAATACAGGCAGCCATGTCAAGCCTAATACAAGATAGGCTATTTGAGAGAGGGCCCCGGCATTCTTGCCGCCAAGACAGCCGACCAGTAGCACGGCACCAATTTGATAGGTGACGCCCAAAGGGTAAGTTGGAATGCCAGAATCACTCCACTGCCACGGAGGACTGGGCAAAGACGCCTCTAGAAAGGTTCCACCTATGGTAAGCAGTAATCCAATCAAGGCCCACAGCAGTTCAGTGGGAGAAAACACTTCAATTTTAGATTCTAGATTTTAGATTTTGGATTGGAGAATAGGCGATCGGTAATTTAAGATTTCAAATTTAGATTGGAAATTGAAAATTATTCAATGTCTTTCAATTTGAAATCTCAAATCTAAAATCTGAAATTCTACCCTAGTCCCCAGTCCCCAGTCCCCAGTCCCCATTCGCCGGGAATGGGTGCTTCACCGCCTTGGAGTCCCAAAGCTTCTAGCATGGCGCGGTCTTGCTCTGGGGGTTGACCTATTGTGGTAAGGTAGTGTCCGATCAGCATGGCGTTAATGCCAGCTTTGAGTCCAAGGGCTTGCAGTTCGCCCATAACGGCTTCTCGTCCACCAGCGTAGCGGAGAATTTGCTTTGGCAGAATCAGCCTAAAGATTGCGATCGCTTTGAGCGCTTCATAAGGATCGAGTTTGGGACGTTCCTCTAATGGTGTCCCCGATCTGGGATTTAGCAGGTTAAGCGGTACAGATTCAACTTCTAACTCCCGCAAAGCTAGGGCTAAATCTACCCGATCGGACCAGCTTTCGCCCATGCCCATAATACCGCCCGTACAGGCTTGTATTCCGGCTGCTTTGAGATTTTTGATGGTTTCGACGCGATCGCGCCAACTGTGACTCGTCACTATCTCTGGGAAATAGTTCTCTGACGTTTCTAGGTTATGGTTGTAGCGGGTAACGCCTGCCTCTTTTAATGCCTCAGCTTGTTCTGGCGTTACTTCTCCCAAAGCGCAACAAGGTTTAATATTGGTTTCGGCAGTAATTTGCCGCACTGTTTCCAGAATTCGCTCAAATTCTCCCGATTTCGGACTGTTATACTTGATACCGCGTCCCTGACTCACCAAGCAAAACCGTTTTGCTCCAGCTGCTTCGGCTGCTTTGGCTTGGGCGAGAATTTCAGAAGTGGATTTTAAACCGTAAATCGGCGAATCGCTATCTGGATGGTGGGATGACTGGGAGCAAAAGCCGCAGTTTTCCGAGCAGTTGCCAGATTTGACGTTGATGATGCTGCACAAATCGACGGTATTGCCGCAGCAAGCTTGTCGCACTTTATCGGCTGCTTCGCACAAGAGCAGTATATTCTCTTGTCCCTCTATCTGGGTGAGTGCGATCGCTTCCTCTCGACTGAGGCGAACTCCAGAAATAATCTCCTCGGCAAGATTATTTAGCCATTCTCGCAATGGCTGCTCATGCCCACAGGGAAGATCGGCATTCGATGGATTACGGGAATTTGATAACGACGCTTGAACCACGCTTGGCCCTCTGATTGCATTTGCAATTAAAATCGTGAGATGCCGTTTCTTTTTACGGAATTGGCAAGCTCACTGCTACCAAACTGGTATGATACCATCTGCGTTTATCAGAAATAGCTTTAAGGCAATTTATATTTATGCCAGCAAAAAGTTAACAAAATTTATCTTTTCCAGTACGATCGCTCCACAGCTATACAAAAACAGGGATTTTTTCCAGTTGTCTCAGCTAAGATCGGCTATTTGAAAAGTTATTAACCTTATCTTTACCCTGGAACGCTAGACTTCTAAGGGTTTCCTCGTGGAATGAGTCAAACGTTACAGCTATGCTTTTTCGTATCAATTCGATCGCTCCAACTCGTCTGGCTACCTCAATTTCTGCGATAGCTCTGACAATCGGCTTAGCCGCTTGCGGTGGAAACAACACCCCAGGCACTGCAAACAATCCTTCTCCTGGCACTTCTCCTACCGCCTCCCCGGCTACAGCACCTAGTGCTGCTACAGGTGGGAAACTCGACCTCGCGCAGAACGTACAGCTAACTGGCGCTGGAGCTTCTTTCCCAGCACCCCTGTATCAGCGTTGGTTCGTGGATTTCAACAAGATATATCCCAAAGCGCAAATCAGCTACCAATCAATTGGTAGCGGCGCTGGAGTCGAGCAATTTACCGCTGGTACGGTAGACTTTGGAGCCAGCGACGTTGCTATGAAAGATGAAGAAATTGCCAAAGTGCAAAAAGGCGTCTTGTTGCTACCAATGACAGCCGGTAGCATTGTCCTAGCCTACAACCTGCCCAATGTTGAAACTGGGCTGAAGTTATCCCGCGAAGTTTACGCAGATATATTGCTGGGTAAGATCAAATCTTGGAACGACCCCAAGATTGTCGCCGCTAATCCAGGTGTTACTCTTCCCAACCAACCGATCGTAGTTGTGTCTCGTTCCGATGGTAGCGGAACCACAGGCGTCTTCACAAAGCACGTAAGTACAATTAGTCCTGAATTCAAAACCAAAGTTGGAGAAGGCAAAACTGTAAAATGGCCTACTGGGATTTCTGCCAAGGGAAATGAAGGCGTCACAGCTCAAATTTTACAGAGTCAAGGTGCGATCGGTTACGTAGAGTACGGCTACGCCAAGCAAACTCAGCTCAAGTATGCTGCCCTGGAAAATAAAGCGGGCAAATTTGTCCTGCCTAACCAGGAGTCTGCTGCTAAAACCCTTGAAGCTGTAACTTTGCCTGAAAACTTACGAGCCTTTATTGAAGATCCAGAAGGATCGGACTCCTACCCCATCGTTAGCTACACTTGGTTGCTTGTTTACAAGCAATATACCGATGCGTCCAAAGCCAAAGCAATGGAAGCTATGATTGAATATGGATTGACTGAAGGGCAAAAGAACAGCTCTGAATTAGGGTATGTTCCCTTACCCAAGGCCGTGGTTGATAAAGTTGCGGCAGCAGCAGATCAAATCAGCCCAGATTATAAAATAGATGTAGGCGGTGCTACTGCTAGCAAATAGCAAAACTGGAAAAGCTCAATTCAGTTTTTAGCTAACTGCTATCACATTTTTTTTTAGCAAGTTTCAGCACCACTGCTGACTGCTTTTTCAAGTTCGCTCCCACATTTTTCATTCATCTGTTTGGTAAAGTTCATCATGAATCCAGAAGCTAAGGAAGCTCAAACAACAATTAAACCTCGCTCGGAGGTAGACAAATCGATCGATCGCGGTTTTATTTGGCTAACTCGGTTGTTTGCACTGGGAGTTGCTGGCATATTGCTTTTGATAGCGGTGCAAGTTGCTAGCAAGTCTATGCCAGCAATTCAAATGTTTGGTTTGAGCTTCCTAACTAATAGCAATTGGAACCCGGTAAATAATGATTACGGGGTACTGGCTACAGTCTATGGAACTATAGTCAGTGCTTTAATTGCTTTGATTTTAGCTGTACCTATTGGGGTTGGCACCGCTATCTTACTGAGCGAGAATTTTTTGCCAGTATCCGTTCGGACAATACTGGTATTCTTGGTAGAACTTTTAGCAGCTATTCCCAGTGTTGTCTACGGTCTGTGGGGCATTTTTGTTTTGATTCCAATCCTCTCAAATGTAGGAGGATGGCTACACACTTACTTGGGTTGGCTGCCAATTTTTAGTACGCCTCCTCAAGGGCCAGGAATGTTGCCTGCTGGGATAATCTTAACTATTATGATTTTGCCCATTATTACGGCAATTTCTCGCGATGCTCTGATTTCTTTGCCTCCCGAACTACGGCAGGCAGCTATAGGACTGGGAGCGACGCGCTGGGAAACAATCTTTCAAGTTCTCGTACCAGCTGCCTTCTCTGGGATTGTTAGCGCTATCATGCTGGCATTGGGTCGGGCGATGGGAGAAACGATGGCTGTAACGATGGTAATCGGCAATTCCAACAATATCAGCCCTTCGCTTTTTGCACCAGCTAACACGATTTCTTCTCTGCTGGCAAATCAATTTGCTGAGGCTAGTGGGTTGCAAGTGGCGGCTCTAATGTACGCCGCGTTAATTCTGTTTATATTAACGCTTTTAGTCAATATATTCGCTGAGTTAATCGTTCTGAGAGTAAAACGACTCTAATTTCAGATTTCAAATCAAAGCAAATCTAAAATCCAAAATCTAAAATCTAAAATTTTCAATGACTAATGAATGTTGAGTGTTAAATTATGACGCAAAGCTTCGATGATAAAAGTTTCTCTGGATATCCTAGTAGAACTCTGACTCGATCGATGTCATCTCCCCGAACTCTGTTTGGGACGGTGATGACAATTTTGGCATTTACTTGTGGTGCATTGGCTCTCCTGCCTTTGCTGGCAGTTCTTTCTTATGTCACCATCCAAGGCTTTAGCAGTCTGAGTTTGAGTGTGTTTACCGAATTGCCCCCGCCACCTTTCGTGCAGGGAGGTGGGTTTGGTAATGCTATCCTGGGTACGTTGATTATGGTTGGTATCGCTGCGGCGATCAGTGTCCCGTTTGGTGTGATGGCGGCAATTTATTTAACAGAGTTTAGCACCAATAATGTATCCCGCTGGATTCGCTTTGCCACCAATGTCCTCAGCGGTGTTCCTTCGATCATTGCCGGGGTGTTTGCCTATGGCATTGTGGTTCTGACTTTGGGCAAGTTTTCCGCTCTAGCTGGAGGGGTGGCTTTGTCGGTTTTGATGTTGCCAGTTATTGTCAAAACTACTGACGAAGCTTTGCAACTGGTGCCGCAAGATTTGCGGCAAGCTGCTGTGGGACTTGGCGCTACTAAGTTTCAAACGGTGTGGCAGGTGGTGTTGCCAGCGGCTATACCCGCTATTGTAACTGGGGCAACATTGGCGATCGCACGCGCAAGCGGAGAAACCGCGCCTTTACTTTTCACAGCGCTATTCGCACAGTTCTGGCCAACTGACTTATTATCGCCCACTCCTTCTCTCGCTGTTTTGGTGTTTAACTTCGCTATTTCTCCTTTTCCAAATCAGCGATCGCTAGCTTGGGCAGCTTCTTTGATACTTGTACTCATGGTTCTGATTACTAGCATTATCGCCCGCTTGGCAACTCGTCGCAAAGTTTATGGTTAAAAAGCGTTTTGGTATAAACTTTGACGAAAGCCACTTAAGCAAAAAATGTAATGCAGGATACTGGAAATTCTGGGATAATAAGCTTGTAGTGGGTAAATCTCTACCATAAGGTAAAACTTTGATTATTTGGAGGGATATGGATTTGGACAAAAAGGTGCATTGGAAAGCAATTGTGATGTGGAGTTCCACTTTTTTAGGAAGCGCGTTCCTGGTTGATTGCTTGTTTAATGTGCTTTTAATCAATAAATCTATCTCCAAAAAAGAATTTTAACTTTCTCTCAATCAATCTCGATTGGTGCGTCAGCCCAATTCAAAATAGGTTCATTATGCGTTCTAATTCTCAAACACTCAACTCAACTGAAAGCGTTTTTCGGGCTAGAAATGTCGATGTTTACTATGGCAATTTTCGAGCGTTGCGTGATATCAATATGGATATCGCTAAAAACCGGATTACAGCCTTTATTGGCCCTTCTGGTTGTGGCAAAAGTACCCTGCTGCGCTGCTTTAATCGTCTCAACGATCTAATTGAGAGTTTCCGGGCTGAGGGTAAAATTTACTACCATGAAGACGATTTATATGCTCCTAATATTGATGCAGTAGAAGTGCGGCGTCGCATTGGGATGGTATTTCAAAAGCCCAATCCTTTCCCTAAATCGATTTATGACAATGTGCTTTTTGGCGCTAGGATTAATGGCTACAAGGGCGATATGGATGAATTGGTGGAGCGCAGTCTGCGGAGTGCGGCTTTGTGGGATGAAGTGAAAGATAAGCTCAAGCAAAGCGGTTTATCTCTGTCTGGCGGACAACAGCAGCGGTTGTGCATTGCGCGTGCGATCGCAGTTCAACCCGACGTTATCTTAATGGACGAACCTTGTTCTGCTCTCGATCCCATCTCTACTCTGCGGATTGAAGACTTGCTGCACGAACTGAAAGAACAATACACCATAGTGATTGTTACCCACAATATGCAGCAGGCTTCGCGGGTGTCGGATATGACCGCCTTCTTCAATGTCGAGCCTACAGACAAAGGCGGACGGATGGGTTATCTCGTCGAGTACGATCGCACTGAGGTGATCTTCCAAAGTCCTAAAGAAGAGTCTACTCGCGAG
Above is a window of Argonema galeatum A003/A1 DNA encoding:
- the pstB gene encoding phosphate ABC transporter ATP-binding protein PstB, which produces MRSNSQTLNSTESVFRARNVDVYYGNFRALRDINMDIAKNRITAFIGPSGCGKSTLLRCFNRLNDLIESFRAEGKIYYHEDDLYAPNIDAVEVRRRIGMVFQKPNPFPKSIYDNVLFGARINGYKGDMDELVERSLRSAALWDEVKDKLKQSGLSLSGGQQQRLCIARAIAVQPDVILMDEPCSALDPISTLRIEDLLHELKEQYTIVIVTHNMQQASRVSDMTAFFNVEPTDKGGRMGYLVEYDRTEVIFQSPKEESTREYVSGRFG
- a CDS encoding transglycosylase domain-containing protein: MTPPQPKRPPQTIFGAITQAVQTVQAKVHFSQLVLKPNTRVPELRVQDTDADKAEVYPLLGDRYSLGRSSKSCDIIVRNPVVSQIHLSLTRTGRRQKSFEIKDEGSTNGIYRGRRRIASKLLRHGDIFTLGPPELAQSVRIQYYDPPPWYVKATTWGLYGIGGLTALLVLAIAIEWQKFSVRPLPTATGGPVIVIARDGQTPLRPPRTTSHGEMKQLSEFSPYLPKAVVASEDKRFYWHLGVDPIGIARATFIISKGGDRQGGSTVTQQVARSLFREYVGSADSLGRKVREAIVSLKLEFFYSKDKLLLTYLNRIFLGGDTYGFEDASQYYFGKSARDVSLAESATLVGILSAPNNFNPCGDNQSRQRAIVLRNAVIARMLEQGRISQEEANRGRRSPLEVSPKVCQEQSNTIAPYFYSYVFNELQYLLGEELAREGNFTIETSLDPRIQRQAEASLRNSVNNSGGTYRFSQGAIVTLDSSTGTILALAGGLDYKQSQFNRVTQAHRQAASTFKIFTYAAALEQGISPGKLYSCASLVWVNRYEGCNHGASGSTDMYTGIALSENVIALRVAEDVGLDNVVRMAQRLGIESKLNPVPGLVLGQSEVYPLEMTGAFGAIANRGVWNRPHAITRIVDSSDCRDRNNPNTCRVIYAYDPATNGKRVLRPEVASQMNSLLRGVVRVGTGRNASLGLGEEAGKTGTNSDNRDLWFIGYIPSRQLVTGVWLGNDDNSSTRGTSGQAAQVWGNYMRQVVNRS
- the pstC gene encoding phosphate ABC transporter permease subunit PstC, whose protein sequence is MNPEAKEAQTTIKPRSEVDKSIDRGFIWLTRLFALGVAGILLLIAVQVASKSMPAIQMFGLSFLTNSNWNPVNNDYGVLATVYGTIVSALIALILAVPIGVGTAILLSENFLPVSVRTILVFLVELLAAIPSVVYGLWGIFVLIPILSNVGGWLHTYLGWLPIFSTPPQGPGMLPAGIILTIMILPIITAISRDALISLPPELRQAAIGLGATRWETIFQVLVPAAFSGIVSAIMLALGRAMGETMAVTMVIGNSNNISPSLFAPANTISSLLANQFAEASGLQVAALMYAALILFILTLLVNIFAELIVLRVKRL
- the pstA gene encoding phosphate ABC transporter permease PstA — its product is MTQSFDDKSFSGYPSRTLTRSMSSPRTLFGTVMTILAFTCGALALLPLLAVLSYVTIQGFSSLSLSVFTELPPPPFVQGGGFGNAILGTLIMVGIAAAISVPFGVMAAIYLTEFSTNNVSRWIRFATNVLSGVPSIIAGVFAYGIVVLTLGKFSALAGGVALSVLMLPVIVKTTDEALQLVPQDLRQAAVGLGATKFQTVWQVVLPAAIPAIVTGATLAIARASGETAPLLFTALFAQFWPTDLLSPTPSLAVLVFNFAISPFPNQRSLAWAASLILVLMVLITSIIARLATRRKVYG
- the bioB gene encoding biotin synthase BioB encodes the protein MVQASLSNSRNPSNADLPCGHEQPLREWLNNLAEEIISGVRLSREEAIALTQIEGQENILLLCEAADKVRQACCGNTVDLCSIINVKSGNCSENCGFCSQSSHHPDSDSPIYGLKSTSEILAQAKAAEAAGAKRFCLVSQGRGIKYNSPKSGEFERILETVRQITAETNIKPCCALGEVTPEQAEALKEAGVTRYNHNLETSENYFPEIVTSHSWRDRVETIKNLKAAGIQACTGGIMGMGESWSDRVDLALALRELEVESVPLNLLNPRSGTPLEERPKLDPYEALKAIAIFRLILPKQILRYAGGREAVMGELQALGLKAGINAMLIGHYLTTIGQPPEQDRAMLEALGLQGGEAPIPGEWGLGTGDWGLG
- a CDS encoding biotin transporter BioY, yielding MFSPTELLWALIGLLLTIGGTFLEASLPSPPWQWSDSGIPTYPLGVTYQIGAVLLVGCLGGKNAGALSQIAYLVLGLTWLPVFTLGGGLSYIKEPSFGYLLGFVPGAWFCGFVAFRTPLKLESLAFSCLCGLLTVHVIGLSYLVLSDWLSWTNTSAVPLWSAILRYSFYALPGQMAIVCAVTVLAFILRHLMFY
- the pstS gene encoding phosphate ABC transporter substrate-binding protein PstS — protein: MLFRINSIAPTRLATSISAIALTIGLAACGGNNTPGTANNPSPGTSPTASPATAPSAATGGKLDLAQNVQLTGAGASFPAPLYQRWFVDFNKIYPKAQISYQSIGSGAGVEQFTAGTVDFGASDVAMKDEEIAKVQKGVLLLPMTAGSIVLAYNLPNVETGLKLSREVYADILLGKIKSWNDPKIVAANPGVTLPNQPIVVVSRSDGSGTTGVFTKHVSTISPEFKTKVGEGKTVKWPTGISAKGNEGVTAQILQSQGAIGYVEYGYAKQTQLKYAALENKAGKFVLPNQESAAKTLEAVTLPENLRAFIEDPEGSDSYPIVSYTWLLVYKQYTDASKAKAMEAMIEYGLTEGQKNSSELGYVPLPKAVVDKVAAAADQISPDYKIDVGGATASK
- the lspA gene encoding signal peptidase II, with protein sequence MTKNRFFWVAASISLVLDQLTKFWVVQNFRLNETWSLWTGVFHFTYVRNPGAAFSLFSQDGSWLRWLSLGVSIGLMALAWFGPNFARWDQLGYGFILGGAMGNGIDRFLLNYVVDFLDFRLIHFPVFNLADVFINVGIACLFIAAFQKHDPPKRGARD